In the genome of Coregonus clupeaformis isolate EN_2021a chromosome 1, ASM2061545v1, whole genome shotgun sequence, one region contains:
- the LOC121567856 gene encoding leucine-rich repeat-containing protein 3B gives MPLLASGWLLRHSVVMCLLLHSLVLMTFCFPHAATSCSQGCYCSERDGGGKTVRCSNLRLTEIPQDLPNDTRRIYLDFNLLTEVPSNAFQGLPLLSELDLSNNKLAKLERGAFRGLGPSLTFLDLSSNKLVNFNPEAFEGLRARANLTNNPWHCDCSLQMAMPHIDLEPLSLTGIVCETSDPPDVGAEGVAFLLAQDLDLCVVMKKTTDVAMLVTMFGWFTMVISYLVYYVRHNTEDARRHLEYLKSLPTKPGLSKASSTVSTVV, from the coding sequence ATGCCCCTGCTGGCGAGCGGCTGGCTACTGCGCCACTCGGTGGTCATGTGTCTTCTGCTGCACAGCCTGGTGCTGATGACCTTCTGCTTCCCCCACGCCGCCACCAGCTGCTCCCAGGGCTGCTACTGCTCTGAGAGAGACGGCGGCGGCAAGACGGTGCGCTGCAGCAACCTGCGTCTCACCGAGATCCCCCAGGACCTGCCCAATGACACGCGGCGCATCTACCTGGACTTCAACCTGCTCACCGAGGTCCCCAGCAATGCTTTCCAGGGTCTGCCCCTGCTCAGCGAGCTGGACCTCTCCAACAACAAGCTGGCCAAGCTGGAGCGAGGGGCCTTCAGGGGCCTGGGGCCCTCACTCACCTTCCTGGACCTGTCTTCCAACAAATTGGTCAACTTTAACCCCGAGGCCTTCGAGGGGCTGCGGGCGCGTGCCAACCTGACCAACAACCCATGGCACTGCGACTGCAGCTTGCAAATGGCCATGCCCCACATTGATCTGGAGCCGCTCTCGCTGACGGGCATCGTGTGCGAGACGTCGGATCCGCCCGACGTGGGGGCAGAGGGTGTGGCCTTCCTGCTGGCCCAGGACCTGGACCTGTGCGTGGTGATGAAGAAGACCACGGACGTGGCCATGCTGGTCACCATGTTCGGCTGGTTCACCATGGTTATCTCCTACCTGGTCTACTACGTCCGGCACAACACGGAGGACGCCCGCCGCCACCTGGAGTACCTCAAGTCTCTGCCCACCAAGCCGGGCCTGTCCAAGGCCTCTTCTACCGTCAGCACTGTGGTATAA
- the csf3a gene encoding colony stimulating factor 3 (granulocyte) a yields the protein MASYGHSAPILEYSGETGQLVEDPEFNLLVENSQSLTKKVLDAIPETHKSCIHSETLILNSTSENRKLQYLAINLGIPSAPTLKALTDNFTLETCLSRMSEGLQLHQDLLRAVVQRLANTESLTALLTDIRDLRVQINRMLKAVQVVESPVAVQPTATTSLASHLTGDYEVQVATHLTLVQLQSFGQDIVRSLRNIAQANRERD from the exons ATGGCCAGCTACGGTCATAGCGCACCGATCTTGGAGTATTCTGGCGAGACCGGTCAACTAGTGGAGGATCCGGAATTCAACCTGTTAGTAGAAAACAGCCAGAGTTTGACCAAGAAGGTGTTGGATGCTATTCCTGAGACACACAAATCGTGCATTCATTCTGAG ACCCTGATTCTTAACTCGACAAGTGAGAACAGGAAACTACAATACCTGGCGATCAACCTTGGCATCCCCTCTGCTCCCACACTCAAAGCCTTGACAGATAACTTTACCTTG GAGACCTGTCTGAGTCGTATGTCGGAGGGACTGCAGCTGCACCAGGATCTGCTAAGAGCTGTCGTACAACGCCTGGCCAACACAGAGAGCCTCACTGCACTGCTGACTGATATCAGAGATCTCCGTGTCCAGATCAACAGG ATGCTGAAAGCAGTCCAAGTGGTGGAGAGCCCTGTGGCGGTGCAGCCCACAGCCACAACAAGCCTGGCCTCTCATCTCACTGGGGACTATGAGGTTCAGGTAGCCACACATCTGACCCTGGTGCAGCTCCAAAGCTTTGGGCAGGACATAGTCCGCAGTCTAAGGAACATAGCCCAAGCCAATCGGGAGAGGGATTGA